In a genomic window of Gossypium arboreum isolate Shixiya-1 chromosome 9, ASM2569848v2, whole genome shotgun sequence:
- the LOC108455735 gene encoding glutamyl-tRNA(Gln) amidotransferase subunit B, chloroplastic/mitochondrial, with protein sequence MASTLFRTIQIHPFLLYPTALFSRRNGVLYCTMKSSQTQTATQEKQQPPKVKVPQHALKKTVDKITRDYEAIIGIETHVQLSTLTKAFCSCPYNYGSQPNTNICPICMGLPGALPVLNSKVIEFAVKLGLALNCKLSLNSKFDRKQYFYPDLPKGYQISQFDIPIATGGYVDLDLPLEFGGGHRKFGTTRVHMEEDAGKLLHSGNGDYSQVDLNRAGVPLLEIVSEPDMRTGIEAAEYAAELQRVVRYLGISNGNMQEGSLRCDVNVSIRPVGQSEFGTKVEIKNLNSFSSINRAIDFEISRQALLHSQGQSDQIVQETRLWEEGAQKTVTMRKKEGLSDYRYFPEPDLPEVILTQEYVDSISNSLPELPEAKRRRYEKMGLSMQDVLFLANDMNVAEYFDETLSSGADIKLAANWIMGDIAAYMKNEKLSINDIKLTPQELAELIASIKSGTISGKIGKEILSELLAKGGTVKGLIEEKDLIQIADPVEIGKMIDKVISENPKQLEQYRSGKTKLQGFFAGQVMKLSKGKANPGLLNKILLEKLNGQS encoded by the exons ATGGCTTCCACATTGTTTAGAACTATTCAAATCCACCCATTTTTGCTCTACCCAACTGCATTATTTAGCAGAAGGAATGGTGTTCTTTACTGCACAATGAAGAGTAGTCAAACTCAAACAGCTACACAAGAAAAGCAGCAGCCTCCCAAAGTCAAAGTTCCACAACATGCCCTGAAAAAAACAGTTGATAAGATCACAAGAGACTATGAGGCAATCATTGGAATAGAGACACATGTCCAGCTTTCAACTCTCACCAAGGCCTTTTGTAGCTGTCCTTACAATTATGGATCCCAACCAAATACCAATATCTGTCCCATTTGCATGGGATTGCCTGGTGCCTTGCCAGTTTTAAACTCGAAAGTGATTGAATTCGCTGTTAAATTGGGTCTTGCACTTAATTGTAAGCTATCTCTAAACTCGAAGTTTGATAGGAAGCAGTACTTCTATCCAGACCTTCCAAAGGGTTACCAAATATCTCAGTTTGATATCCCAATTGCAACTGGTGGTTACGTTGATTTGGATCTCCCTCTTGAGTTCGGTGGTGGCCATAGGAAGTTTGGTACTACCAGGGTTCACATGGAGGAAGATGCAGGGAAGCTGCTTCATTCTGGAAATGGGGATTATTCACAGG TTGATCTAAATAGAGCAGGGGTACCTTTGCTTGAGATTGTTTCTGAACCTGATATGAGAACTGGGATTGAAGCTGCTGAATATGCTGCAGAGTTACAGAGGGTGGTTCGATACTTGGGAATTAGTAATGGAAATATGCAAGAAGGCTCACTTCGCTGTGATGTAAATGTATCAATTCGACCAGTTGGACAATCAGAGTTTGGAACAAAG gttgaaataaaaaatttgaactCATTTTCATCAATTAATAGGGCAATTGATTTTGAGATATCAAGGCAGGCACTGCTCCATAGTCAAGGCCAAAGTGATCAGATTGTGCAGGAAACTCGTCTATGGGAAGAAGGTGCTCAG AAAACAGTTACAATGAGGAAGAAGGAAGGACTTTCTGATTATCGATATTTCCCTGAACCAGACCTCCCTGAAGTTATTCTCACTCAGGAATATGTTGATAGCATTAGCAACTCTTTGCCAGAACTTCCAGAAGCGAAGCGTCGTAGGTATGAAAAGATGGGGCTGAGCATGCAGGATGTTCTTTTCCTGGCAAATGACATGAAT GTTGCAGAATATTTTGATGAAACTCTTTCAAGTGGTGCCGACATAAAGCTGGCTGCCAACTGGATCATGGGTGATATTGCTGCCTATATGAAGAACGAAAAGCTGTCCATTAATGATATCAAACTTACACCACAAGAGCTAGCCGAGCTGATAGCTTCCATTAAAAGTGGGACAATCAGTGGAAAGATTGGAAAAGAG ATACTATCTGAGCTTCTAGCCAAAGGTGGAACTGTGAAGGGACTCATAGAAGAGAAGGATCTCATTCAG ATAGCTGATCCTGTTGAGATCGGGAAAATGATAGATAAAGTGATTTCTGAGAATCCAAAACAGCTAGAACAATATCGTAGTGGGAAAACTAAGCTGCAGGGCTTTTTTGCCGGCCAA GTAATGAAACTATCAAAAGGCAAAGCAAACCCTGGCCTGTTGAACAAAATCCTTTTGGAGAAATTAAATGGCCAAAGCTGA
- the LOC108455838 gene encoding uncharacterized protein LOC108455838 — MEMAATTVQPCPSSFIFFTQRQKTRLHNIIHLPFLPLPPHLRRRFSSSAARDSNSRKRRRKWDSNAETIRAKDFTFNTQNNEDEDDEEEEDYDGETASSGILEEAIDSIWILKAFKSFGWGLPPILLSLLFANGPKAFLMALALTIGQSAIAFAFEKVSGKSQSKQKRKTRARKTKKYTSRRTVRNIKKEEQVHEGPKNKKGMKGYQSWVVDDQGTTSFGGWDELDGTEPTRTPSTMENGSKRTTKPKDRLSMNETESNEPLLLRLLIAVFPFLGSWTKLFW, encoded by the exons ATGGAAATGGCAGCAACAACAGTTCAACCATGTCCTTCTTCTTTCATCTTCTTCACTCAACGACAAAAAACCCGCCTCCATAATATCATCCATTTACCATTTCTCCCTCTCCCTCCTCATTTACGCCGTCGTTTCAGCTCATCTGCAGCCAGAGATAGCAATAgcaggaaaagaagaagaaagtggGACTCAAATGCCGAGACAATTCGTGCCAAAGATTTCACTTTTAACACCCAAAACAACGAAGATGaagatgatgaagaagaagaagattatGATGGTGAAACGGCAAGTTCTGGGATTTTGGAGGAAGCTATTGATAGCATTTGGATTTTGAAG GCTTTCAAATCCTTTGGTTGGGGGCTACCGCCCATTTTACTTTCTTTGTTGTTTGCCAATGGCCCGAAAGCGTTCCTCATGGCATTAGCACTTACAATTGGACAGTCAGCAATAGCTTTTGCCTTCGAAAAAGTTTCGGGAAAGTCACAAAGCAAGCAAAAGCGTAAGACGAGGGCAAGGAAAACAAAAAAGTATACATCACGGCGCACCGTAAGAAATATTAAAAAGGAGGAACAAGTACATGAAGGTCCAAAGAACAAAAAGGGAATGAAAGGTTATCAATCATGGGTCGTTGATGACCAGGGCACAACTAGCTTTGGTGGATGGGACGAGCTCGATGGAACTGAACCAACAAGAACACCATCAACAATGGAAAACGGATCAAAacggaccacaaaaccgaaggACAGGTTGAGTATGAACGAAACTGAAAGTAATGAACCTTTGTTGTTGAGATTGTTGATTGCTGTTTTCCCATTTTTAGGTTCTTGGACCAAGTTGTTTTGGTGA
- the LOC108457083 gene encoding uncharacterized protein LOC108457083 isoform X1 codes for MRDSSLRAEDLNAPSTSSSRKTSNVFHLLAQREVSPRTKRSSRKLWGEESKSHLDSCRPKCLAKRDARSDLLSWVESESLRHFSAKYCPLLPPPRSTIAAAFSPDGKTLASTHGDHTVKIIDCQTGNCLKVLSGHRRTPWVVRFHPLYPEILASGSLDHEVRLWNANTAECIGTRDFYRPIASIAFHAQGEVLAVASGHKLYIWHYNRRGETSSPAIILKTRRSLRAVHFHPYAAPFLLTAEVNDLDSSDSSMTVATSPGFLRYPAPTVYLANDRPNLANELPLMSLPFMIWPLFARDNGRTSLQNIDGDTGSNGVHQRGDQPASVRLLTYSTPTGQYELLLSPVEPNSSSPLPEEIGANPLPTEMETDVSNSAMEPMETMEVQSVERTTQFFPFGDPTSWELPFLQGWLIGQTQAGQRNMRLATGGGHENSLPAGETGTSASVASSGMVTSVSQTRVSGRPSSRHRSSRSRMVSSSGTGESGYSNIIHESSDPQPAVGRIPSELATSLAAAAAAELPCTVKLRIWPHDMKDPCAFLDPEKSRLTIPHAVLCSEMGAHFSPCGRFLAACVACVLPHLEADPGVQSQLNSDVAGVATSPTRHPILAHRVMYELRIYSLEEATFGLVLASRAIRAAHCLTSIQFSPTSEHILLAYGRRHSSLLKSVIIDGQTTVPIYTILEVYRVSDMELVRVLPSAEDEVNVACFHPSVGGGLVYGTKEGKLRILQYDSSNSTTHNASGFLDENMFEVGGPSLQVPTYALEC; via the exons ATGAGAGATTCTTCACTGCGGGCCGAAGATTTGAATGCGCCATCAACTTCCAGCTCGCGAAAGACCAG CAATGTCTTTCATTTATTGGCACAAAGAGAAGTTTCTCCACGAACAAAACGGTCATCTCGAAAGCTATGGGGAGAAGAGTCAAAGAGCCATCTTGATTCCTGCAGGCCAAAATGTCTAGCAAAAAGAGATGCTAGATCTGATCTTCTTTCCTG GGTAGAGTCAGAGTCGTTGCGGCATTTTTCAGCAAAATACTGCCCATTGTTGCCTCCTCCAAGGTCTACTATTGCAGCAGCCTTCAGTCCTGACGGAAAAACACTTGCTTCTACACA TGGAGATCATACAGTTAAGATTATTGATTGCCAAACTGGCAACTGTTTGAAGGTGTTGAGTGGTCATCGCAGGACGCCTTGGGTG GTCAGATTCCATCCATTGTATCCAGAGATACTTGCAAGTGGAAGTTTGGACCATGAAGTTCGCTTGTGGAATGCAAATACTGCTGAGTGTATAGGGACACGTGATTTCT ACCGCCCTATTGCATCCATTGCTTTCCATGCTCAAGGGGAAGTTCTTGCAGTAGCCTCAGGACATAAG ttatatatatggcattacAACAGGAGGGGAGAGACATCCTCTCCGGCTATTATACTGAAGACGAGACGTTCACTTCGAGCTGTACATTTTCATCCATATGCTGCTCCTTTTCTTTTGACTGCAGAG GTCAATGATCTTGACTCATCTGATTCGTCAATGACAGTGGCAACTTCTCCTGGTTTCTTGCGATATCCAGCCCCAACTGTATATTTGGCTAATGATCGACCTAATTTGGCAAATGAACTACCTCTAATGTCTTTACCTTTCATGATATGGCCATTATTTGCTAGAGATAATGGGAGAACATCTTTGCAGAATATTGATGGTGACACTGGTTCAAATGGTGTGCATCAGAGAGGTGATCAACCTGCCTCAGTACGGCTTCTGACCTATTCAACTCCAACTGGGCAGTATGAACTTTTGTTGTCTCCTGTTGAACCAAATAGCTCTTCTCCATTACCAGAAGAAATAGGAGCCAATCCTTTACCGACTGAGATGGAAACTGATGTTTCCAATTCTGCAATGGAGCCCATGGAGACGATGGAGGTCCAGTCTGTGGAAAGAACTACTCAGTTTTTCCCTTTTGGTGATCCTACCTCATGGGAGCTACCTTTCTTGCAAGGATGGTTAATTGGTCAGACCCAAGCTGGTCAGCGCAATATGCGTTTGGCTACTGGTGGTGGTCATGAGAATTCACTCCCAGCTGGTGAAACAGGAACTTCTGCTTCAGTAGCTTCTTCAGGTATGGTCACGAGTGTTAGCCAAACAAGAGTTTCTGGAAGACCAAGTTCACGGCATCGTTCTTCGCGTTCTCGCATGGTCTCCTCAAGTGGAACTGGTGAATCTGGTTATAGCAACATCATACATGAGAGTAGCGATCCTCAACCTGCTGTTGGCAGAATTCCATCTGAACTTGCCACATCACTTGCGGCTGCGGCAGCAGCAGAACTACCTTGCACTGTAAAGCTTAGAATATGGCCACATGATATGAAAGACCCTTGTGCTTTCCTTGATCCCGAGAAAAGTCGCTTGACCATTCCACATGCTGTGCTTTGTAG TGAAATGGGTGCACATTTTTCACCGTGTGGGAGATTTTTAGCAGCCTGTGTTGCCTGTGTGCTTCCTCATTTGGAAGCCGATCCTGGAGTTCAGAGCCAGCTTAATTCTGATGTTGCAGGAGTTGCTACCTCCCCCACACGACACCCAATTTTGGCACACCGGGTTATGTATGAGCTTCGTATATATTCACTTGAGGAGGCCAC ATTTGGGTTGGTGCTTGCTTCACGGGCAATAAGAGCTGCTCACTGCTTAACATCTATTCAG TTTTCACCCACATCAGAGCATATACTGCTTGCCTATGGTCGCCGCCATAGCTCACTTCTCAAAAGTGTGATAATAGATGGACAGACCACGGTGCCCATTTATACCATTCTGGAG GTGTACAGAGTTTCTGATATGGAGCTTGTGAGAGTTCTTCCAAGTGCAGAGGATGAGGTAAATGTAGCTTGCTTTCATCCTTCTGTCGGAGGTGGCCTTGTATATGGAACAAAG GAAGGAAAGCTAAGGATTCTCCAGTATGATAGTTCTAATAGTACAACTCATAATGCGTCCGGTTTTCTTGATGAAAATATGTTCGAGGTAGGAGGCCCAAGTTTGCAG GTCCCAACATATGCCTTAGAATGCTAG
- the LOC108457083 gene encoding uncharacterized protein LOC108457083 isoform X2: protein MRDSSLRAEDLNAPSTSSSRKTSNVFHLLAQREVSPRTKRSSRKLWGEESKSHLDSCRPKCLAKRDARSDLLSWVESESLRHFSAKYCPLLPPPRSTIAAAFSPDGKTLASTHGDHTVKIIDCQTGNCLKVLSGHRRTPWVVRFHPLYPEILASGSLDHEVRLWNANTAECIGTRDFYRPIASIAFHAQGEVLAVASGHKLYIWHYNRRGETSSPAIILKTRRSLRAVHFHPYAAPFLLTAEVNDLDSSDSSMTVATSPGFLRYPAPTVYLANDRPNLANELPLMSLPFMIWPLFARDNGRTSLQNIDGDTGSNGVHQRGDQPASVRLLTYSTPTGQYELLLSPVEPNSSSPLPEEIGANPLPTEMETDVSNSAMEPMETMEVQSVERTTQFFPFGDPTSWELPFLQGWLIGQTQAGQRNMRLATGGGHENSLPAGETGTSASVASSGMVTSVSQTRVSGRPSSRHRSSRSRMVSSSGTGESGYSNIIHESSDPQPAVGRIPSELATSLAAAAAAELPCTVKLRIWPHDMKDPCAFLDPEKSRLTIPHAVLCSEMGAHFSPCGRFLAACVACVLPHLEADPGVQSQLNSDVAGVATSPTRHPILAHRVMYELRIYSLEEATFGLVLASRAIRAAHCLTSIQFSPTSEHILLAYGRRHSSLLKSVIIDGQTTVPIYTILEVYRVSDMELVRVLPSAEDEVNVACFHPSVGGGLVYGTKEGKLRILQYDSSNSTTHNASGFLDENMFEVPTYALEC from the exons ATGAGAGATTCTTCACTGCGGGCCGAAGATTTGAATGCGCCATCAACTTCCAGCTCGCGAAAGACCAG CAATGTCTTTCATTTATTGGCACAAAGAGAAGTTTCTCCACGAACAAAACGGTCATCTCGAAAGCTATGGGGAGAAGAGTCAAAGAGCCATCTTGATTCCTGCAGGCCAAAATGTCTAGCAAAAAGAGATGCTAGATCTGATCTTCTTTCCTG GGTAGAGTCAGAGTCGTTGCGGCATTTTTCAGCAAAATACTGCCCATTGTTGCCTCCTCCAAGGTCTACTATTGCAGCAGCCTTCAGTCCTGACGGAAAAACACTTGCTTCTACACA TGGAGATCATACAGTTAAGATTATTGATTGCCAAACTGGCAACTGTTTGAAGGTGTTGAGTGGTCATCGCAGGACGCCTTGGGTG GTCAGATTCCATCCATTGTATCCAGAGATACTTGCAAGTGGAAGTTTGGACCATGAAGTTCGCTTGTGGAATGCAAATACTGCTGAGTGTATAGGGACACGTGATTTCT ACCGCCCTATTGCATCCATTGCTTTCCATGCTCAAGGGGAAGTTCTTGCAGTAGCCTCAGGACATAAG ttatatatatggcattacAACAGGAGGGGAGAGACATCCTCTCCGGCTATTATACTGAAGACGAGACGTTCACTTCGAGCTGTACATTTTCATCCATATGCTGCTCCTTTTCTTTTGACTGCAGAG GTCAATGATCTTGACTCATCTGATTCGTCAATGACAGTGGCAACTTCTCCTGGTTTCTTGCGATATCCAGCCCCAACTGTATATTTGGCTAATGATCGACCTAATTTGGCAAATGAACTACCTCTAATGTCTTTACCTTTCATGATATGGCCATTATTTGCTAGAGATAATGGGAGAACATCTTTGCAGAATATTGATGGTGACACTGGTTCAAATGGTGTGCATCAGAGAGGTGATCAACCTGCCTCAGTACGGCTTCTGACCTATTCAACTCCAACTGGGCAGTATGAACTTTTGTTGTCTCCTGTTGAACCAAATAGCTCTTCTCCATTACCAGAAGAAATAGGAGCCAATCCTTTACCGACTGAGATGGAAACTGATGTTTCCAATTCTGCAATGGAGCCCATGGAGACGATGGAGGTCCAGTCTGTGGAAAGAACTACTCAGTTTTTCCCTTTTGGTGATCCTACCTCATGGGAGCTACCTTTCTTGCAAGGATGGTTAATTGGTCAGACCCAAGCTGGTCAGCGCAATATGCGTTTGGCTACTGGTGGTGGTCATGAGAATTCACTCCCAGCTGGTGAAACAGGAACTTCTGCTTCAGTAGCTTCTTCAGGTATGGTCACGAGTGTTAGCCAAACAAGAGTTTCTGGAAGACCAAGTTCACGGCATCGTTCTTCGCGTTCTCGCATGGTCTCCTCAAGTGGAACTGGTGAATCTGGTTATAGCAACATCATACATGAGAGTAGCGATCCTCAACCTGCTGTTGGCAGAATTCCATCTGAACTTGCCACATCACTTGCGGCTGCGGCAGCAGCAGAACTACCTTGCACTGTAAAGCTTAGAATATGGCCACATGATATGAAAGACCCTTGTGCTTTCCTTGATCCCGAGAAAAGTCGCTTGACCATTCCACATGCTGTGCTTTGTAG TGAAATGGGTGCACATTTTTCACCGTGTGGGAGATTTTTAGCAGCCTGTGTTGCCTGTGTGCTTCCTCATTTGGAAGCCGATCCTGGAGTTCAGAGCCAGCTTAATTCTGATGTTGCAGGAGTTGCTACCTCCCCCACACGACACCCAATTTTGGCACACCGGGTTATGTATGAGCTTCGTATATATTCACTTGAGGAGGCCAC ATTTGGGTTGGTGCTTGCTTCACGGGCAATAAGAGCTGCTCACTGCTTAACATCTATTCAG TTTTCACCCACATCAGAGCATATACTGCTTGCCTATGGTCGCCGCCATAGCTCACTTCTCAAAAGTGTGATAATAGATGGACAGACCACGGTGCCCATTTATACCATTCTGGAG GTGTACAGAGTTTCTGATATGGAGCTTGTGAGAGTTCTTCCAAGTGCAGAGGATGAGGTAAATGTAGCTTGCTTTCATCCTTCTGTCGGAGGTGGCCTTGTATATGGAACAAAG GAAGGAAAGCTAAGGATTCTCCAGTATGATAGTTCTAATAGTACAACTCATAATGCGTCCGGTTTTCTTGATGAAAATATGTTCGAG GTCCCAACATATGCCTTAGAATGCTAG